The Methylomonas sp. UP202 DNA window CGTCCGACTGCTGTACCAGTTTGCTGATGAACGCGCATTTGGCTGGGCGTCACGTCGCGTGGGCGGTGGTGGGGGCGTACGGCGACAATCTTGATAGCGGCGCGGCGGAGGCGGCTCAGTCGCTGAGTTTATCGGCACGGCAATTGCTTGAGCTACGCCAGCTCGGCATTTGCATCAATTACAACGCGTACGGCAGTTGTCTCGAAGATTTGAATATCGCCCCGGACGATTTATATCGCCGATTGAGCGTTTACGCGACCCCGTTCCAGTTCGTGGCCGACCAGCCGGAACTGTATCGGCAATTGCTGGATGGATACGCGGCCGATATGGCGGCCGCGGCGGGTTTGGAGCCCGAGTTTAGCAACGAGGCGATCGCGGTTTATGTGTTGCCGGACCAAAAATGGGCCAGGCGCGTCAGCGGCGTGTGGGCCAACGCCTTGGCCAACGGGGCGCCGGAGCGTGCCCATGCGATCGTCGGTGTCAACGCTCGCGGCAGCTACCAAGTCAGTGTCCGCGCGCCTTTGACCAACAAGGCCGGTGCCGACGAATTATGTGCCGGCTTCGGCGGCGGCGGCCGTAAGGCGGCGGCCGGGATCGACGATTTGGCTATCGATAGATTCGATGAGTTCGTGGAAACCTTCAATCGACGCTATTCTGATTTGCGATGAACGGACTTTCGGTGTTGCCGTGAAAAATCGGTTGTTGCTGGCTTGTGTTTTATACACGGTCTTTGTGATCTACGGCAGTTTGGTGCCGTGGCAGTATAACGGCTTGTCTTTTGGACAGGGTTGGCGGCGGTTTCAACAAATTCCCTATTTGGACTTGGGTATTGCTTCCCGAGCGGACTGGGTAGCCAATATCTTGTTGTTCGTGCCGCTGACTTTTGGCTGGTTGGGCTGGTGGTCTTATCAGCGGAGTCAGGCGGCCCGGATTGTGGCGACGCCGCTGGTGTGGCTGGCGGGCTTGGGATTGTGCTTGGGCATCGAATTTACCCAGGTCTTCTTCCCGCCACGTACCGTGTCGATCAACGATGTGGTCGCGGAAAGCTTTGGCGGGGCGGTCGGGCTGGCCGCTTGGTGGCGGTGGGGCGAGCGATTGATGAGCTGGCTGGTCGCATGGCAGCTTCGACATCAAGGCGTCACTCCGTATTTGCAACTCTATTTGGCCGGTTTATTCGGTTATAGCGTGTTGCCGCTGGATCTGACTCTCAGTCCGGTCGAGTTCTACCATAAGTGGCACGAGGACCGAATCATCCTATTGCCTTTCGGCGGTCTGACTGGCGATTGGCTGAAGAATGTCTACGATATTTTGGCTGATGTCGCGCTTTGGGTACCGGTGCCTTGGCTTTGGGCGAAGTTGACCCCGATGACGCCACGCCAGATATTGTGGCGGGTATTCTGGTCCGCTCTGGCGATAGAGGGTTTCCAACTGTTTGTTTACAGCCGGGTAACCGATGTGACCGATATCGGCTTGGCGGTGGTCGGCGGCGGTTTGGGGCTGCGTTTGTTGGGCCGGCGCGGCTGGCAATCCGCGGCTGGACTGCATCGCGATACGCTAGGGCGTCGCTTAACGCTTTACGGGAGGTTGGGGTACGTGTCGTGGGGTTTGCTGCTGATCGCGACCCTTTGGTATCCCTACGATTTTCGTTTCGAGCGTCAAGCGCTGCTCGGATGGGAGAGCCGGTTTTTCAGCGTACCTTTGCGGGCGTATTACTACGGCACCGAATACCGAGCCATCACCGAGGTATTCCACAAACTGCTATTTTTCGTCCCGGTTGGGGGCTTTTGCCGGGTGATGTTTGTAGCGCTTGCGAAGCGGCCGCGCCGGTGGGTGTCGGGATTGGCAATTGCCGTCGTCGCGTTGGTCGTCGAATCCGGGCAGATGTTTATCCCCGGCAAAAATTCCGATATGACCGACTTGTTGCTGGAAATCGGTGGCGGTCTGTTGGGGTTTTTAGTGACTGGGCGGGTATTGGCGGAATTTTACGAAGACTCGCGGTCGGTCCTTGGCGACCCGCCGTCGGTTCTCGCCGAGTCGCCGAACGCCGCTGCGAAGGGTAGGTCCACGAATGGCGGATGGTGGCCGATGTTGCTGGGGGTAAGCTTGACTTGGGCCGCGTTGACCTGGGTTAGCCAGTATCCAGGCACACCGTACAACGTTCGGGAGTGGTTTTCCGCCGATTTTCCGGCGCTGAGCGCTTTCGGTTTGACAGTGCTGTTTTTTTGGTGCTTCGGCGGTCCGTTGGCGTTTTTATTAAATGCGCTGGGACGCGGTGCCGGCATGGGTTTTTGTCCCAAGGTTTTGGCTTTGCACGGTTTGGGAGCATGGCTGATGGTTCGCCTGTGCCTGCCGTTGGAAAGCTTGCATGATATCGTGGGTTCGCCGATCTTGCCGGTCAACGCCGACTTGGAATTGGCGGTCCGGTTTTTGGGCTTATTCGGTGTATTTTCGATTTTGCAGCAAGGCGGCAACCATCTGGCCTTGTTGCCGTTGGCACGCTCCGGTCATTTCGCCAGGTTGTTCGTCGTCGGCGGCGTGTGGGCGGCCGTGGTGTTGCCGCTTGGTTTTTGGATCGTCGTCGATCGGGCCGCGACCGACAATCTGACCGAGTTATTGCCGAACGGCGGTTACGCCTGGGCCGTGTTGAATATCGGAATTTATTGGTTTTTGGTGAGTTGGTTAAGTTCGTCGCTGGCGGTTAGCGCGGTATTTTTCAAGATTAAGCGCTTTTCGGTGGTTTTGGCGGCATTCCTGGTGTCGTTCGAAGTGGGATATCGCTTAGTGAATTGGGGAACCGAGCAGTACGTCTTGAAATACGATCAAGTCTTTTCAACGCTGCAGTTTTTATTGAGTAGCGACCGAGCGCATTTGACGCCGATAGCCGAGCTACGCGGGCGGTTTTATCCGCTGCATGCCGGCGTCGTTGCCCTCGGCTTTTTTGCGCAGTATGCGATGGCGGTAATGTTCCGAGATCGCATGCAACAGAATTATTCGCCGCCCAAGCGGCGGAACCTCTTCAACGGGAGATAGCTTTGACTGGAGTTTGGATATTATGGGTTGCCGGCGGCTTGGCGCATCGCGATGCCGGGCGGTAACTCGGACGTGGCATTGTTTCGGATCAGTCCTTTCAGGCTGCCTCGTTTGGCTTGCGTGGCGGCATGTGTCTGGTTGATCGGGGGAGAGCCGGCGTGGGCCGGCGCGCCCAGGAGCGGCGGAGTTTCGGTGGCGACTACCGAGGCGACGGCCGGCGCCGATAGCAAGCTCGGCACCGTTCGCGTCGAACAGACACCGAACACCGCCGAAAATCCGGCGGTAAATGTCGAGCGTAAGCCGTTTGCGGCGGATTTCTCCGCGCAAGTGGCGATGACTCAGGCGTTATTGGTCGAGCAGCGTAGAATGGAAGCGCTGATGACCGGCCATGTTGCGCAAAATTCGCTACCAGGACAAAGCGACATCCATGACCGCTTCCAACAGGTATACGGCTTAGCGATTGAAGCGCCGGC harbors:
- a CDS encoding DHHA1 domain-containing protein; the encoded protein is MQYDVFNGDADGICALLQWRLAYPEPSILVTGIKRDIALLERVPARAGDRVTVLDVSLDRNRAALLKLLAGGVELFYIDHHFAGEIPIHPRFSHRIDTASDCCTSLLMNAHLAGRHVAWAVVGAYGDNLDSGAAEAAQSLSLSARQLLELRQLGICINYNAYGSCLEDLNIAPDDLYRRLSVYATPFQFVADQPELYRQLLDGYAADMAAAAGLEPEFSNEAIAVYVLPDQKWARRVSGVWANALANGAPERAHAIVGVNARGSYQVSVRAPLTNKAGADELCAGFGGGGRKAAAGIDDLAIDRFDEFVETFNRRYSDLR
- a CDS encoding VanZ family protein gives rise to the protein MKNRLLLACVLYTVFVIYGSLVPWQYNGLSFGQGWRRFQQIPYLDLGIASRADWVANILLFVPLTFGWLGWWSYQRSQAARIVATPLVWLAGLGLCLGIEFTQVFFPPRTVSINDVVAESFGGAVGLAAWWRWGERLMSWLVAWQLRHQGVTPYLQLYLAGLFGYSVLPLDLTLSPVEFYHKWHEDRIILLPFGGLTGDWLKNVYDILADVALWVPVPWLWAKLTPMTPRQILWRVFWSALAIEGFQLFVYSRVTDVTDIGLAVVGGGLGLRLLGRRGWQSAAGLHRDTLGRRLTLYGRLGYVSWGLLLIATLWYPYDFRFERQALLGWESRFFSVPLRAYYYGTEYRAITEVFHKLLFFVPVGGFCRVMFVALAKRPRRWVSGLAIAVVALVVESGQMFIPGKNSDMTDLLLEIGGGLLGFLVTGRVLAEFYEDSRSVLGDPPSVLAESPNAAAKGRSTNGGWWPMLLGVSLTWAALTWVSQYPGTPYNVREWFSADFPALSAFGLTVLFFWCFGGPLAFLLNALGRGAGMGFCPKVLALHGLGAWLMVRLCLPLESLHDIVGSPILPVNADLELAVRFLGLFGVFSILQQGGNHLALLPLARSGHFARLFVVGGVWAAVVLPLGFWIVVDRAATDNLTELLPNGGYAWAVLNIGIYWFLVSWLSSSLAVSAVFFKIKRFSVVLAAFLVSFEVGYRLVNWGTEQYVLKYDQVFSTLQFLLSSDRAHLTPIAELRGRFYPLHAGVVALGFFAQYAMAVMFRDRMQQNYSPPKRRNLFNGR